Proteins co-encoded in one Balearica regulorum gibbericeps isolate bBalReg1 chromosome 24, bBalReg1.pri, whole genome shotgun sequence genomic window:
- the LOC104634473 gene encoding keratin, type I cytoskeletal 12 isoform X2 has product MALSVRTSGGSRQFSSRSGLGGGSLRMSSSSGGGGFGGSGLGFGGGSGGGFGAASMLGSGSAFSGGFGGSSGGGFGSSLSSGFGGGFGSGLGGSYGSGLGGAFGGGLGSGFGSSSGAGFGGGFGSGSGSGFGGGFGTAGAGDGGLLSGSKKETMQNLNDRLAAYLDKVRSLEDANTDLERKIREWYEKNSSGAGIPGSGNDYSKYYPIIEDLRNKIMNATIDNARIILQVDNARLAADDFRLKYENEVALRQSVEADINGLRRVLDELTLTRADLEMQIESLNEELAYLKKNHEEELQGIQSSALGQVSVEMDAAPGTDLTKLLNDMRGQYEVIAEQNRKEAEAWFNEKSGELKREISTNTEQLQSGKSEITDLKRTLQSLEIELQSQLAMKKSLEDTLAETEGGYCAQLSQIQLQIGNLESQLFQVRADMERQNAEHQQLLDIKTRLEMEIETYRRLLDGESAGQGVTFESSSLTGSKSQTQSLDSSQDPTKTRKIKTIVEEVVDGKVVASHVKEVEEKI; this is encoded by the exons ATGGCCCTTTCTGTGCGCACAAGTGGTGGATCCCGGCAATTTTCTTCACGAAGTGGACTTGGCGGGGGATCTCTGAGAATGTCTAGTTCTAGCGGTGGAGGAGGCTTTGGTGGCAGCGGACTTGGGTTTGGTGGTGGATCTGGCGGAGGTTTTGGTGCTGCTTCGATGCTTGGTTCAGGCTCTGCCTTCAGTGGGGGCTTTGGGGGTAGCTCAGGTGGAGGCTTTGGAAGCAGCTTAAGTAGCGGCTTTGGTGGAGGCTTTGGTAGTGGTTTAGGTGGTAGCTATGGAAGTGGCTTAGGCGGTGCTTTTGGGGGAGGTTTAGGAAGCGGTTTCGGCAGCAGCTCAGGCGCTGGTTTTGGAGGTGGCTTTGGCAGTGGCTCAGGATCTGGTTTTGGAGGTGGCTTTGgcactgctggtgctggggatGGTGGCCTTCTTTCTGgctcaaaaaaagaaactatgcAGAACCTCAATGACCGCCTGGCGGCTTATCTGGACAAAGTACGATCTCTGGAGGATGCCAATACTGATTTGGAGCGCAAAATCCGCGAGTGGTATGAGAAAAACAGCTCTGGAGCTGGCATCCCTGGATCTGGGAATGACTATAGTAAATATTATCCTATAATTGAAGATCTTCGAAACAAG ATCATGAATGCAACTATCGACAATGCAAGAATCATTTTGCAGGTCGATAATGCCAGACTGGCTGCTGATGATTTCAGACTGAA ATATGAGAATGAAGTGGCTCTTCGCCAGAGTGTGGAAGCTGACATCAATGGTCTGCGCAGAGTTCTTGATGAGCTGACCTTGACAAGAGCTGATTTGGAGATGCAGATTGAAAGCCTGAATGAAGAACTGGCTTATCTCAAGAAGAATCATGAAGag GAGCTTCAGGGTATCCAAAGCAGTGCACTTGGCCAAGTCAGCGTTGAAATGGATGCTGCTCCAGGAACTGACCTGACCAAGCTTTTGAATGACATGAGGGGACAATATGAAGTCATTGCTGAGCAAAACCGTAAAGAGGCTGAAGCATGGTTCAATGAAAAA AGTGGGGAGCTGAAAAGGGAAATCTCCACCAATACTGAGCAGCTTCAGTCAGGAAAGAGTGAGATCACAGATCTAAAACGGACTCTCCAGAGCCTGGAAATTGAACTGCAATCTCAGCTTGCCATG aaaaaatCCCTTGAAGACACTCtagcagaaacagaaggaggTTACTGCGCTCAGCTTTCACAAATCCAACTTCAGATTGGGAACCTGGAGTCTCAGCTGTTCCAGGTCAGGGCTGATATGGAGCGCCAGAATGCAGAGCATCAACAACTTCTAGACATCAAGACTCGTCTGGAAATGGAGATTGAAACCTATCGTCGCTTGCTGGATGGCGA GAGCGCAGGACAGGGAGTTACATTTGAAAGCTCATCCTTGACAGGGTCCAAATCACAAACACAATCACTGGATTCTTCTCAGG ATCCTACCAAAACTAGAAAGATCAAGACAATTGTCGAAGAAGTGGTAGATGGAAAAGTTGTTGCATCCCATGTTAAGGAAGTTGAAGAGAAGATATAA
- the LOC104634472 gene encoding keratin, type I cytoskeletal 20 isoform X1, producing MAFSNQSFQWGTSTRFQPTAPSVSGVTSRKIAMQKIQAPSVYGGAGGYGTRISTSTNYGQGVGGKFQLSITGNDVLLTGNEKLTMQNLNDRLASYLEKVRSLEKANSQIEKQIKEWAEKNTTDVRHDYSSYFKTIEDLQNKISAAQLENAQFILKIDNAKLAADDFRLKYENEYMLRQSVESDINGLLRVRDDLTLTKSDLESQIESVNEELAFLKKNHEEDVDRLRKQVGSSVTVEVDAVPSIDLATIMANMRQQYEEMAEKNREEAKEQFEKQTAVLNQEVAINVEQLQAQRREITERRQIFQNLELQLQSELNMKKSLEDTLAETEAHYSYQLSQIQEAVANLEAQLRQLRADMEGQNNEYSILLDIKTRLEMEIATYRRLLEGEYSGDVQVDVSTAEIEKESSKIKKIKTIVEEVVDGKVVSSEIKEIEEKM from the exons ATGGCATTCTCTAACCAAAGCTTTCAGTGGGGTACAAGCACCCGCTTCCAACCTACTGCACCCAGTGTCAGTGGTGTAACCTCCAGGAAAATAGCCATGCAAAAGATCCAGGCACCTAGCGTCTATGGGGGAGCTGGTGGCTATGGCACCCGCATATCTACCAGCACCAACTATGGACAAGGCGTCGGTGGGAAGTTCCAACTCAGTATTACTGGTAATGATGTGCTGCTCACCGGCAATGAAAAATTAACTATGCAAAATCTAAATGACCGTTTGGCTTCGTATCTGGAGAAGGTGCGTTCACTAGAGAAAGCAAACTCCCAGATTGAAAAGCAGATCAAGGAGTGGGCTGAGAAGAATACCACAGACGTAAGGCATGACTACAGCTCATACTTTAAAACAATTGAAGATCTCCAAAATAAG ATTAGTGCTGCACAGTTGGAAAATGCACAGTTTATCCTGAAGATTGACAATGCCAAACTGGCTGCTGATGATTTTAGACTGAA GTATGAGAACGAATACATGCTCAGGCAAAGTGTGGAGAGTGACATTAACGGACTGCTGCGAGTTCGTGATGATTTGACTTTGACGAAATCTGATTTGGAGTCACAGATTGAAAGTGTGAATGAAGAACTAGCTTTTCTTAAGAAGAACCACGAGGAG GACGTTGACAGACTGCGCAAACAGGTGGGCAGCTCAGTTACTGTAGAGGTGGATGCTGTGCCAAGCATTGATCTTGCAACTATTATGGCAAACATGAGacagcaatatgaagaaatggcagaaaagaACCGTGAAGAAGCCAAAGAACAATTTGAAAAGCAG acagCAGTACTGAACCAGGAAGTAGCGATCAATGTTGAACAGCTTCAAGCCCAAAGGAGAGAGATCACAGAGCGGAGACAAATCTTTCAGAATCTGGAGCTACAGTTACAGTCTGAGCTTAACATG AAAAAGTCTTTAGAAGACACTCTGGCTGAAACTGAAGCCCATTACAGTTATCAGCTAAGCCAAATACAGGAAGCAGTTGCCAATTTAGAGGCTCAACTGAGGCAACTCCGAGCTGATATGGAAGGTCAGAATAACGAGTACAGTATATTGCTGGATATCAAGACTCGCTTGGAAATGGAGATCGCCACGTACCGCCGTCTGCTGGAAGGAGAGTACAGCGG AGATGTCCAAGTGGATGTATCTACAGCAGAAATTGAAAAAG AATCAAGTAAAATTAAGAAGATCAAGACAATTGTTGAGGAGGTGGTTGACGGCAAGGTTGTCTCCTCTGAGATCAAAGAGATTGAAGAGAAGATGTAA
- the KRT222 gene encoding keratin-like protein KRT222 isoform X1, giving the protein MELSQLLNEIRAKYETLITRNQIKTIISARTQQDEATIIRMDKEAEALKAARAELCEARRQWHHMQIEIESLHAVEKGLERSLRATEQQYHMQLQHLEAEIECLEKELLEVRRGIEKQLREHEILLNTRMKLEEEIATYRSLLEQEENRFRCSVPDQKDDKKPTTSKIAFTLPLNGVKKHENEKVELMTKQAVLDGNIMKESTEAHGTVQTEKVDEVIKEWEGSFFKDNPRLRKKSVSLRFDLHLAATDEGCLHTKKKTLPDIEVRLVMRRSCSIPSIKP; this is encoded by the exons atggaaCTGTCCCAGCTCCTCAATGAGATCAGGGCAAAGTATGAAACGCTCATCACCAGAAATCAGATAAAGACCATCATCTCAGCAAGGACCCAG CAAGACGAAGCTACAATTATAAGAATGGACAAAGAGGCAGAAGCATTAAAGGCAGCCAGAGCAGAACTCTGCGAAGCGAGACGGCAGTGGCACCATATGCAGATCGAAATTGAATCTCTCCACGCTGTG GAAAAGGGTTTGGAACGTTCATTGCGTGCCACAGAGCAGCAGTACCACATGCAACTGCAACATTTAGAAGCTGAGATTGAATGCTTAGAGAAAGAGCTACTGGAAGTGAGAAGAGGTATTGAGAAACAGCTTCGAGAGCATGAAATTCTCCTGAACACGAGGATGAAACTGGAGGAGGAGATAGCAACATATCGCAGTCTGCTTGAGCAAGAAGAGAACAG gtttCGTTGCTCTGTACCTGATCAGAAGGACGACAAAAAGCCTACCACTAGCAAGATTGCCTTTACACTGCCTTTGA atggTGTGAAGAagcatgaaaatgagaaagtggAACTGATGACAAAACAAGCAGTCCTAGATGGAAATATTATGAAGGAAAGCACTGAAGCTCATGGCACTGTACA GACAGAAAAAGTGGATGAAGTTATTAAAGAATGGGAAGGTTCTTTCTTTAAGGACAACCCTCGCTTaaggaaaaaatcagtttcattgCGCTTTGATCTCCACCTAGCAGCAACGGACGAAGGATGTTTACAcactaaaaagaaaactcttccCGACATTGAAGTCAGGCTGGTAATGAGGAGATCTTGCAGTATTCCTTCTATCAAACCTTAA
- the KRT222 gene encoding keratin-like protein KRT222 isoform X2: MDKEAEALKAARAELCEARRQWHHMQIEIESLHAVEKGLERSLRATEQQYHMQLQHLEAEIECLEKELLEVRRGIEKQLREHEILLNTRMKLEEEIATYRSLLEQEENRFRCSVPDQKDDKKPTTSKIAFTLPLNGVKKHENEKVELMTKQAVLDGNIMKESTEAHGTVQTEKVDEVIKEWEGSFFKDNPRLRKKSVSLRFDLHLAATDEGCLHTKKKTLPDIEVRLVMRRSCSIPSIKP; the protein is encoded by the exons ATGGACAAAGAGGCAGAAGCATTAAAGGCAGCCAGAGCAGAACTCTGCGAAGCGAGACGGCAGTGGCACCATATGCAGATCGAAATTGAATCTCTCCACGCTGTG GAAAAGGGTTTGGAACGTTCATTGCGTGCCACAGAGCAGCAGTACCACATGCAACTGCAACATTTAGAAGCTGAGATTGAATGCTTAGAGAAAGAGCTACTGGAAGTGAGAAGAGGTATTGAGAAACAGCTTCGAGAGCATGAAATTCTCCTGAACACGAGGATGAAACTGGAGGAGGAGATAGCAACATATCGCAGTCTGCTTGAGCAAGAAGAGAACAG gtttCGTTGCTCTGTACCTGATCAGAAGGACGACAAAAAGCCTACCACTAGCAAGATTGCCTTTACACTGCCTTTGA atggTGTGAAGAagcatgaaaatgagaaagtggAACTGATGACAAAACAAGCAGTCCTAGATGGAAATATTATGAAGGAAAGCACTGAAGCTCATGGCACTGTACA GACAGAAAAAGTGGATGAAGTTATTAAAGAATGGGAAGGTTCTTTCTTTAAGGACAACCCTCGCTTaaggaaaaaatcagtttcattgCGCTTTGATCTCCACCTAGCAGCAACGGACGAAGGATGTTTACAcactaaaaagaaaactcttccCGACATTGAAGTCAGGCTGGTAATGAGGAGATCTTGCAGTATTCCTTCTATCAAACCTTAA
- the LOC104634472 gene encoding keratin, type I cytoskeletal 20 isoform X2 encodes MQKIQAPSVYGGAGGYGTRISTSTNYGQGVGGKFQLSITGNDVLLTGNEKLTMQNLNDRLASYLEKVRSLEKANSQIEKQIKEWAEKNTTDVRHDYSSYFKTIEDLQNKISAAQLENAQFILKIDNAKLAADDFRLKYENEYMLRQSVESDINGLLRVRDDLTLTKSDLESQIESVNEELAFLKKNHEEDVDRLRKQVGSSVTVEVDAVPSIDLATIMANMRQQYEEMAEKNREEAKEQFEKQTAVLNQEVAINVEQLQAQRREITERRQIFQNLELQLQSELNMKKSLEDTLAETEAHYSYQLSQIQEAVANLEAQLRQLRADMEGQNNEYSILLDIKTRLEMEIATYRRLLEGEDVQVDVSTAEIEKESSKIKKIKTIVEEVVDGKVVSSEIKEIEEKM; translated from the exons ATGCAAAAGATCCAGGCACCTAGCGTCTATGGGGGAGCTGGTGGCTATGGCACCCGCATATCTACCAGCACCAACTATGGACAAGGCGTCGGTGGGAAGTTCCAACTCAGTATTACTGGTAATGATGTGCTGCTCACCGGCAATGAAAAATTAACTATGCAAAATCTAAATGACCGTTTGGCTTCGTATCTGGAGAAGGTGCGTTCACTAGAGAAAGCAAACTCCCAGATTGAAAAGCAGATCAAGGAGTGGGCTGAGAAGAATACCACAGACGTAAGGCATGACTACAGCTCATACTTTAAAACAATTGAAGATCTCCAAAATAAG ATTAGTGCTGCACAGTTGGAAAATGCACAGTTTATCCTGAAGATTGACAATGCCAAACTGGCTGCTGATGATTTTAGACTGAA GTATGAGAACGAATACATGCTCAGGCAAAGTGTGGAGAGTGACATTAACGGACTGCTGCGAGTTCGTGATGATTTGACTTTGACGAAATCTGATTTGGAGTCACAGATTGAAAGTGTGAATGAAGAACTAGCTTTTCTTAAGAAGAACCACGAGGAG GACGTTGACAGACTGCGCAAACAGGTGGGCAGCTCAGTTACTGTAGAGGTGGATGCTGTGCCAAGCATTGATCTTGCAACTATTATGGCAAACATGAGacagcaatatgaagaaatggcagaaaagaACCGTGAAGAAGCCAAAGAACAATTTGAAAAGCAG acagCAGTACTGAACCAGGAAGTAGCGATCAATGTTGAACAGCTTCAAGCCCAAAGGAGAGAGATCACAGAGCGGAGACAAATCTTTCAGAATCTGGAGCTACAGTTACAGTCTGAGCTTAACATG AAAAAGTCTTTAGAAGACACTCTGGCTGAAACTGAAGCCCATTACAGTTATCAGCTAAGCCAAATACAGGAAGCAGTTGCCAATTTAGAGGCTCAACTGAGGCAACTCCGAGCTGATATGGAAGGTCAGAATAACGAGTACAGTATATTGCTGGATATCAAGACTCGCTTGGAAATGGAGATCGCCACGTACCGCCGTCTGCTGGAAGGAGA AGATGTCCAAGTGGATGTATCTACAGCAGAAATTGAAAAAG AATCAAGTAAAATTAAGAAGATCAAGACAATTGTTGAGGAGGTGGTTGACGGCAAGGTTGTCTCCTCTGAGATCAAAGAGATTGAAGAGAAGATGTAA
- the LOC104634473 gene encoding keratin, type I cytoskeletal 12 isoform X1, which translates to MALSVRTSGGSRQFSSRSGLGGGSLRMSSSSGGGGFGGSGLGFGGGSGGGFGAASMLGSGSAFSGGFGGSSGGGFGSSLSSGFGGGFGSGLGGSYGSGLGGAFGGGLGSGFGSSSGAGFGGGFGSGSGSGFGGGFGTAGAGDGGLLSGSKKETMQNLNDRLAAYLDKVRSLEDANTDLERKIREWYEKNSSGAGIPGSGNDYSKYYPIIEDLRNKIMNATIDNARIILQVDNARLAADDFRLKYENEVALRQSVEADINGLRRVLDELTLTRADLEMQIESLNEELAYLKKNHEEELQGIQSSALGQVSVEMDAAPGTDLTKLLNDMRGQYEVIAEQNRKEAEAWFNEKSGELKREISTNTEQLQSGKSEITDLKRTLQSLEIELQSQLAMKKSLEDTLAETEGGYCAQLSQIQLQIGNLESQLFQVRADMERQNAEHQQLLDIKTRLEMEIETYRRLLDGEFVSAGQGVTFESSSLTGSKSQTQSLDSSQDPTKTRKIKTIVEEVVDGKVVASHVKEVEEKI; encoded by the exons ATGGCCCTTTCTGTGCGCACAAGTGGTGGATCCCGGCAATTTTCTTCACGAAGTGGACTTGGCGGGGGATCTCTGAGAATGTCTAGTTCTAGCGGTGGAGGAGGCTTTGGTGGCAGCGGACTTGGGTTTGGTGGTGGATCTGGCGGAGGTTTTGGTGCTGCTTCGATGCTTGGTTCAGGCTCTGCCTTCAGTGGGGGCTTTGGGGGTAGCTCAGGTGGAGGCTTTGGAAGCAGCTTAAGTAGCGGCTTTGGTGGAGGCTTTGGTAGTGGTTTAGGTGGTAGCTATGGAAGTGGCTTAGGCGGTGCTTTTGGGGGAGGTTTAGGAAGCGGTTTCGGCAGCAGCTCAGGCGCTGGTTTTGGAGGTGGCTTTGGCAGTGGCTCAGGATCTGGTTTTGGAGGTGGCTTTGgcactgctggtgctggggatGGTGGCCTTCTTTCTGgctcaaaaaaagaaactatgcAGAACCTCAATGACCGCCTGGCGGCTTATCTGGACAAAGTACGATCTCTGGAGGATGCCAATACTGATTTGGAGCGCAAAATCCGCGAGTGGTATGAGAAAAACAGCTCTGGAGCTGGCATCCCTGGATCTGGGAATGACTATAGTAAATATTATCCTATAATTGAAGATCTTCGAAACAAG ATCATGAATGCAACTATCGACAATGCAAGAATCATTTTGCAGGTCGATAATGCCAGACTGGCTGCTGATGATTTCAGACTGAA ATATGAGAATGAAGTGGCTCTTCGCCAGAGTGTGGAAGCTGACATCAATGGTCTGCGCAGAGTTCTTGATGAGCTGACCTTGACAAGAGCTGATTTGGAGATGCAGATTGAAAGCCTGAATGAAGAACTGGCTTATCTCAAGAAGAATCATGAAGag GAGCTTCAGGGTATCCAAAGCAGTGCACTTGGCCAAGTCAGCGTTGAAATGGATGCTGCTCCAGGAACTGACCTGACCAAGCTTTTGAATGACATGAGGGGACAATATGAAGTCATTGCTGAGCAAAACCGTAAAGAGGCTGAAGCATGGTTCAATGAAAAA AGTGGGGAGCTGAAAAGGGAAATCTCCACCAATACTGAGCAGCTTCAGTCAGGAAAGAGTGAGATCACAGATCTAAAACGGACTCTCCAGAGCCTGGAAATTGAACTGCAATCTCAGCTTGCCATG aaaaaatCCCTTGAAGACACTCtagcagaaacagaaggaggTTACTGCGCTCAGCTTTCACAAATCCAACTTCAGATTGGGAACCTGGAGTCTCAGCTGTTCCAGGTCAGGGCTGATATGGAGCGCCAGAATGCAGAGCATCAACAACTTCTAGACATCAAGACTCGTCTGGAAATGGAGATTGAAACCTATCGTCGCTTGCTGGATGGCGAGTTTGT GAGCGCAGGACAGGGAGTTACATTTGAAAGCTCATCCTTGACAGGGTCCAAATCACAAACACAATCACTGGATTCTTCTCAGG ATCCTACCAAAACTAGAAAGATCAAGACAATTGTCGAAGAAGTGGTAGATGGAAAAGTTGTTGCATCCCATGTTAAGGAAGTTGAAGAGAAGATATAA